The DNA region CCGCGATCTCCACGCTGCCGTCCGCGATCTCCGGGACCTCCAGCGCGAAGAGCTTCTTGACCAGGCTCGGGTGGGTCCGGGACAGCGTCACCGACGCCCCGCGGACGCCCCGGCGGACCGCCACGACGTAGCACTTGAGACGGGTGCCGTGCCGGTAGTCCTCACCCGGGACCTGCTCCTGCGGCGGCAGGATGGCCTCCAGCTTGCCGATGTCGACCAGCACGTTCTTCGGGTCGTTGCCCTGCTGGACGACACCGGTGACGATGTCGCCCTCCTTGCCCGCGTACTCGCCGAAGGTCTGGTCGTCGGCGGCGTCGCGCAGCCGCTGCATCATCACCTGCATGCCGATGCTGGACGCGATCCGGCCGAAGCCGCTCGGGGTGTCGTCGAACTCCTTCGGCTCGACGCCCTCGTCCAGCTCCGCCGGGTCCTCGGTGGCCCACACCGTCACGTGGCCGGTCTTGCGGTCCAGCTCGGCACGGGCCCGGCGGCGCGAGCCCTCGGTGCGGTGGTACGCGGTGAGGAGGGCCGACTCGATCGACTCGACCACCAGGTCGAAGGGGATGTTCTTCTCGCTGACCAGCGTGCGCAGGGCACTCATGTCGATGTCCACGGCTACGCCTCCTCGTCTTTCGTCACGTTCGTCATGGTGCGGTCGGTGCGCAGGTCCTCACTCCGCACCGTCGTCCCCCTCCTCCGAGGCGTCGTCCGCCAGGACGTCGTCCGCGTCCTCGGAGTCGTCCGCGAAGTCCGGGGCCTCGTCGAGGAGCTGCTCGTCCTTGCGGTTGAACTCCACCTGGACGCGCGCCCGGTCGACCTCGGTGTACTCCAGCCGGCGCTCCTTCGGCCGGCCGCGGCCCTTCACGGGCTGCACCTCGACCAGCGCGCCGTCCTCGTCGGCCGACAGCACCCGGGCGACGATCTCCCCGCCGTCGACCAGGTGGACCTTGGCCAGTCGGCCCTCGGCGCGGATCCAGTGCCGCGGCGCGACCAGCGGACGCTCCGCGCCCGGCGAACCGACCTCCAGCACGTACGCGCCGGAGCCCATCACGTCCGACTCGTCCAGGGCCTCACCGACCACCCGGCTGAACTCCGCGATGGCGTCCAGGTCCACGCCGCCGTCGGCGTCCACGTCGATCTGCACCTGGCGGCGGCTGCCGGCCTGGGTGACCTTGACGTCCTCCAGGTCCAGGCCCGCCTGCGCGGCCAGCGGCTCCAGCAACGCGCGCAGCCGGTCGGTGTGGGTGGTGCTCATCCGGGTGGACTCCTCGGCCGCGTGTGCTGTTGTCGGAAGGGCGCTCCGCACCCCCGGGCGCCGGTCCGGCGCACACCGGGTCGCGGCAGCTCGGCCCAAAGCCTAGCCGGTGATGCGCCCATCCACCGATTCCGGACGGGGCGCGGCCGCCCGGCCCGGCGGTGGTGCGAGCAAGGTCACACCGGCCCGGCGGCCGGGCCGGCAACGCAATCCGCGCCCGGGGACGTGAGGATTCTGTAATCATTCACGCCAACGAGGGCAGGCGGGCAGGCCGTCCTCCCGTACACGCCCCGGAGTGACGCCGATGCAGCCGCCCAGCCGACGGACCTTCCTGGCCCTCGGGCTGCTCCTCACCGCCGGCGGAGCCCTCACCGCCTGCACCGACGAGCCCGGTACCGGCACCGGCGGCACCGGCGGCGAGCGCCGCCGCCCCGATCCGGACGAGCCGGTCCGGCTGCGTGCCGTCGCCGCCACCGACACCCTGCTCGCCGGGTACGACGCGCTGCTCGCCGGACCGGGCGCCGGGCAGGCGGCGCAGCTCCAGCCGTTGCGGGCCGAGGTGGTCCAGCACCGGGCCGCGCTGGCCACCGGGCTGCCGGAGGCCTCGGCGGCCCCGTCCGGCTCCGCCGCCGCCCCGGCCGCCGGCACCGCCTCCACCACCCCCGGCACCGGCACCGACTCCGCCACGTCCCCGGCCGCCGGCTCCGGCTCCGCCGTGACCAGCGCCGCCACGCTCGCCTCGCTGGAACGGCAGACCGCCCAGGGCCGGCTGGCCGACCTCGGTGCCGCCTCCCCGCAGCTGGCCCGGCTGCTCGCCTCGGTCTCCACGGCCGGGGTGCTGCACGCCGTCGCCCTCGGGGACGCCCCGCCGCCAACCGTGCCGGCCCCGGGACCGACCGACCCGCCCACGGGGCCCGCCGCGACCGGCTCCGGGTCGGCCGCCCCCTCCGCACCCGCGCCCTCCGCGTCCGGTCCGTCCGCCTCCGGTCCGTCCGCGTCCGGCGGCCCGGCGTCCGGCGCCCCCGCCGGTACCGAGACGGTCGCCGCCTTCCAGACGGCACTCGGCGCCGAGCACGCCGCGGTCTACGGCTACGGCGTGGTGGGCGCCCGTCTGCCCGAGGACCAGCAGCGCACCGACGCCCGCACCGCGCTCGCCGCCCACCAGAACCGCCGGGACGCCTGGCAGCGGCTGCTCGGCGCGGCCGGCGCCACCCCGAGCGCCGCCGCCGCCGGCTACCAGCTGCCGTTCGCCGTCGCCGACGCGGCCGGCGCCGCCCGCCTCGCCGCCCACATCGAGACCCGGCTCACCACCGTCTACGCCGACCTGGTGGCCGCCGTCCCCGCCGCCCAGCGGACCACCGCCACCGACGCGCTGCGCGAGTGCGCCCTCCGGGCCCGCCGCTGGGGCGCCGCCCCCACCGCGTTCCCCGGCCTGCCCGACACCGCACCGACCGCCTCCCCGACCGCCTCCCCGACGGCCGCCGGAAGCACCTCCCCGACCCAGGCGGCCACCCCCGCCGGCTGACCGGACCCGGATCGCCGCCGCGGTCCCGCCCTCCCCGGGCCGACCGCTGACCTGCGCTTCCACCCCCGCGCCGACGGCCGGCGGCACCCGTACGGGCCGCTCCGGGCCCTCCCCCGTCCGCTCCACTGACCTGCGGTTTCGCCCCCATGGCCGACAATGGACGGGTAACACCACGGGGGAACGGCTACCGGAAGGCCAGCATGTCGGCAGCACCAGGGAAGATCACGGTCCCCGAGTGGCTGGCGCACGGCGCCGCCGGACGGGGCGAAGAGGGGCGGCGCTGGCTCGCGGAGCTGCCCGACCGGGTGGCCGCACAGCTCGCCCTCCGGGACCTCACGCTGGAGCGGGTCCTCGACCCGGGCGGCAGCCTGAGCCTGGTGGCCTACGTGCACCGCGACGACCTCTCCCCCGCCGTCCTCAAGGTGGGTCTGCGCACCCCCGAGACCGCCCGCGAACCCGACGCCCTCGCCGTCTGGGCCGGCCGCGGCGCCGTCCTGCTGCTGGAGTCCGACCCCGCCGAAGGGGTGCTGCTGCTGGAGCGGCTGCACGGCGGGATCCCGCTCCGCTCGCTGGCCGAGCCCAAGGCGATGCTGGAGGCGACCAGCCTGCTGCACCGGCTCTGGGTGCCGCTCCCCGCGGACCACCCGTTCCCCGCCCTCGCCGACCGGACGGCGGGCACCGCCGAGGCCCTGCGCCGCCACCGCGGACTGCCCGGCGCCGCCGAGGCCGACGCCCTGGTCGCCGAGGCGCTGGAGACCGCCGACGGGCTGACCGCCTCGGCCGCCGAGGAGTTCCTGCTGCACGGCGACTTCCACCACGGCAACGTGCTGGCCGCCGACCGCGCGCCCTGGCTCGCGATCGACCCCCGGCCGCTGGTCGGCGAACGCGCCTACGACCTGGCCCGGCTGACGCTGGACCGGGCGGACACCCTGATCGGCTCACCGGGCGTCCCGGCGGCCGTCCGGCGCCGGCTGCACCAGCTCGCCGACGCGCTGGAGGTGGACCGCGAGCGGCTGCGCGGCTGGACGCTGGTGCGCGCCGTCGAGCTGGGACTGGACGCGCTGGCGGCCGGACGCGGGCCGGACGCCGAGCTCTACCTGGAGTTCGCGGGCGCGCTCTGAGCACGCCCGGGCGGCGCCTGCAGGGGCAGGTGGGCACCCATCACCGCGTAGAGGCGGTCGGTGTTCGGGAAGTGCACCGCGCGGGCGAGGTCCTGGTAGCCGAGCGCGCGGTAGAGCCGCCGGGCGGGCGTCTCGGCGTCGATCGCGGAGAGGATGCTGCGGCCCAGTCCGGACCGCTCGCAGAGGGTGCGGATCAGCGCGGAGCCGACCCCCCGGCCCTGGAACTCGGGCAGGACGTGCAGCTCGGTGACGGCGAACACCCCGTCCAGCCAGTCACCGTGGCCGCGGGCCACCAGGTAGGGCTCGATCACGGAGCTCCACCAGTGCTCGCGCCGGTTGGGCATCCCGTACCCGAAGCCGACCAGCCGGCCGCCGACCAGCGCGCCCAGCGCGACGACCCCGGGCTGCTGCGCGTGCCGGCCGACGATGTGCAGCCGGACCATGACCTCCTCGGGCGTCAGCCCGAACGCCACCGCCTGGACATCGAGCGCCTGCGGTGCCCACGCCGCTAGGTCGATGGCCTCGATCGTCACCCCGGTCAGCTGATCCATGACCCGGACGTTACTACCCGCCCGGCCCGCGTGCGGGCCGGGCCGGGAACAGCCGTCCGCGGCGCTGCGGCCCGCCGGACGGCGCCGCTCAGAACAGCACGCTCATGAACGCGCCGACCTCGCGGAAGCCGACCCTGCGGTAGGCGGCGCGGGCGCGCAGGTTGTAGTCGTTGACGTAGAGCGAGACGACCGGGGCGACCTCGCGCAGCGCGATGTCGAGGACGGCGGCCATGCCGGTCTCGGAGAGCCCGCGGCCGCGGTGCCCGGGGGCGACCCAGACGCCCTGGACCTGGCAGGCGCCCTCGGTGACGGCCCCGATCTCGGCCTTGAAGACCACCTCGCCGTCCTCGCCGAAGCGGGCGAACGAGCGGCCGGAGGCGACCAGTTCGGCGACCCGGGCCTGGTAGAGCAGCCCGCCGTCACCGGCCAGCGGCGAGACGCCGACCTCCTCGGTGAACATCGCGACGCAGGCCGGCATCAGCGTCTCGACCTCGTTCCGCTGCACCCTGCGGACCAGCGGGTCGGGGGCGACCTCGGCGGACGGCACGGAGGTGGCGAGCAGCGGCTGGTGGGCGCGGACCTCGCGGGCCGGGCCCCAGCTGCGTTCCAGCAGGGCCCAGAGGGCGGCGGTGGCGCCGGCCGGGCCGACGATCGAGGAGCAGCGGCGGCCCTGGCGGCGGGCTCGTTCGGCGAACGCCTGGACGGCCTGCGGCCCGGCGTCGACCAGCACGAGGTTGGCCCCGGCGTAACAGAGCGCGTCGAGCTCGCCGCGCTCGTCGTACCAGCCCCACATCTCGCCGCCGAGGCGCCAGGGGTCGAGGCCGACGGCCTCCACCCGGGTGGCCACGAAGGCGTTGGCGACCGGGTCCCGGTGGAGCACCGCGAGGGCGTCGGCGAGGTCCGACGGCTCCAGTACGCGGGTGGTCGCCAGGGCGCGGGCGGCCTGGAACGAGCTGGGGAGCATCACACCTCGATCGAGCATCGAGACAGCACCTTACTGAGACGACTCTGGCCGCACCCTACTCCCTGGCCCCACCCGGGAACGGCCGCGGGGCCGTCCGCGCACGGACGGCCCCGCTTCCGGAAGAACCGCGGCGTACTACCGCCCACCGGGGCCGGTCACTCGCCGGCGGTGACGGTCGGCGCGCCGGACTCGACGCCCTCGGCCTGCATCTGCTCGGCGAGCTTCAGGGCCTCCTCGATCAGGGTCTCCACGATCTTCGACTCGGGGACGGTCTTGATGACCTCGCCCTTCACGAAGATCTGGCCCTTGCCGTTGCCGGAGGCGACGCCGAGGTCGGCCTCGCGGGCCTCGCCCGGGCCGTTCACGACGCAGCCCATGACGGCGACGCGCAGCGGCACCTCCATGCCCTCCAGGCCGGCGGTGACCTCCTCGGCGAGCTTGTAGACGTCGACCTGGGCGCGGCCGCAGGACGGGCAGGAGACGATCTCCAGGCCGCGCTCGCGCAGGCCGAGCGACTCCAGGATCTGGTTGCCGACCTTGATCTCCTCGGCCGGCGGGGCGGAGAGCGACACCCGGATGGTGTCGCCGATGCCCTCGGCGAGCAGCGCGCCGAAGGCGACCGCGGACTTGATGGTGCCCTGGAAGGCGGGACCGGCCTCGGTGACACCGAGGTGCAGCGGGTAGTCGCAGGCCGCGGCGAGCTGGCGGTAGGCGTTGATCATCACGACCGGGTCGTTGTGCTTGACCGAGATCTTGATGTCGCGGAAGTCGTGCTCCTCGAACAGCGAGCACTCCCAGAGCGCGGACTCGACCAGCGCCTCCGGGGTGGCCCGGCCGTACTTCTCCAGCAGCCGCTTGTCGAGCGAGCCGGCGTTGACGCCGATCCGGATCGGCACGCCGGCGGACTTCGCGGCCTTGGCGATCTCGCCGACCTTGTCGTCGAACGCCTTGATGTTGCCGGGGTTGACGCGCACCGCCGCACAGCCGGCGTCGATCGCGGCGAAGACGTACTTCGGCTGGAAGTGGATGTCCGCGATCACCGGGATCTGCGACTTCCTGGCGATGATCGGCAGGGCGTCCGCGTCGTCCTGCGAGGGGACGGCGACCCGCACGATCTGGCAGCCGGAGGCGGTGAGCTCCGCGATCTGCTGCAGCGTGGCGTTGATGTCCGAGGTCACCGTGGTGGTCATGGACTGCACCGAGACGGGGGCGTCACCGCCGACGGGTACGTTGCCGACCATGATCTGGCGGGAGACACGGCGCTTGGCGAGCGGCTTGAGCGGCAGAGACGGAATACCGAGCGAGATCGCGGTCATGTGCGCAGGGTTCCCCGGGGTTGAGGTGTGGTCGGCCCGGTCGTTGCGACGGCCGAACCCGGGCGGCCGACGATCGCGCACCCGGGCTCCAACGGTACGGCACCGGGACCGGCACCCGTGCACCCGCCGGTCCCGGCGGGCTAACTGATCTTGACCGGGTTCACCAGGTCGGCGGCCAGCACCAGCAGGGTGAATCCGATGAACACACTGGCCACGACGTACGCCAGCGGCATCAGGCGGGCCACGTCGAACGGCCCCGGGTCGGGCCGACGGAACAGCTGTGCGAATCGGCGGCGGACCGACTCCCAGACCGCGCCCGCGATGTGACCGCCGTCCAGCGGCAGCAGCGGCAGCATGTTGAAGAGGAACAGCGACAGGTTGATCCCGGCGAGCAGGTTCACGAAGTAGGCGACCCGCTGGGTGCCCGGGATGTCGAGCGCGAACACCTCACCGCTCACCCGCGCCGCACCGACCATGCCGATCGGCGAGTCGGCCTCGCGCGGCGTACCGTCCACCACCGAGTGCCAGAGGCCGGGGATCTTGCCGGGCAGCGCGGCCAGCGACTCCACCCCGTTCTCCGCCATGTCGTACATCCGGTCCAGCGACTGGCCGAAGCCCAGCTGGACGACCCCGCTGGACGGCGTGAAGCCGAGGAAGCCCGCCCGCACCGTCTCGCCCTTCACCGGCAGGCCGTCCGCGTCGTACTTCTGCACGTCGTTGACGGCGATGGTCGGCCTCAGGGTGACCTGCCGCCCGTCCCGCTCCACCACCAGCACGACCTCCTTGCCCGCCGACTTCCGGATGTCGGCCTGGAGCTGCTCGTAGTCGCCGATCCGGTCGCCGTCGAAGGAGACCACCTTGTCGCCCGGCTTCAGCCCGGCCTGGAACGCCGGCGCCGGCTGCGCACCCGCCGGGCAGGTGTCGGTCGGCTGCCCGGCCTTCACCACGCACTCCGAGACGGTGCCGATGGTCGGCACCGCCATCGAGACGCCGAAGCCCATCATCACCGTCAGGAACAGCCCGAAGGACAGGATCAGGTTCATGAACGGACCGGCGAACATCACGATCACGCGCTTCCACGGCCTGCGCGTGTAGAAGAGCCGGCTCTCGTCGCCCTCCTTGACCTCCTCGTACGAGGCCTCCCGGGCGTCCTCGATCATCGTCCGCCAGGGCGAGGTGCTGCGCTGGGTGATCCGCCCGTCCGCGCCCGGCGGGAACATCCCGATCATCCGGATGTACCCGCCCAGCGGGATCGCCTTGAGGCCGTACTCGGTCTCGCCCCTGCGCCGCGACCAGACCGTCGGGCCGAACCCGACCATGTACTGCGGCACGCGGATGCCGAACAGCTTGGCCGTGGAGAGGTGGCCGAGCTCGTGCCAGGCGATCGAGAACAGCAGCCCCAGTACGAAGACCAGGATGCCGACCACCGTCATCACCGTTGCCACCGCTGCTCCTCCGTCATGCCGTTCCGCTCATCCTGTCGTCGTACCGGGTGCCCGGCCGCCGCACCGGTCACCGCACCGGTCGTCCCGGCCGTCGAGCCGGTCGTCCCCGTCACCGCACCGGTCGTCCCGGTCCGGGCCGGGACGGTCAGCCGGCCGCCAGCTCGCGGGCCCGGGCGCGCGCCCAGTCCTCCGCGTGCAGGACGTCCTCGACCGTCAGCGAAGTTCCCGCCGCCGGACCGCCGCCCCGTCCACCGTCGTACTGTCCGTGCTCGGCCACGACCTTCGCAACAGTGTCCACGATCCCGGTGAAGGCGAGACGGCCGTTCAGGAAGGCCTCCACGCACTCCTCGTTCGCCGCGTTGAAGACCGCCGGGGCCGTCCCGCCCAGCGTGCCCACCTCGCGGGCCAGCTCCACCGCCGGGAACGCCTCGTCGTCCAGCGGGAAGAACTCCCAGGTCGCCGCCTTGGTCCAGTCGCAGGCCGGCGAGGCGTCCGGCACCCGGTCCGGCCAGCCCAGGCCCAGCGCGATCGGCATCCGCATGTCCGGCGGACTCGCCTGCGCCAGCGTGGACCCGTCCGTGAACTCCACCATCGAGTGGACGACCGACTGCGGATGCACCACGACCTCGATCCGGTCGAACGGCACGTCGTACAGCAGGTGCGCCTCGATCACCTCCAGGCCCTTGTTCACCAGGGTGGCCGAGTTGATCGTCACGACCGGACCCATCGCCCAGGTCGGGTGCGCCAGCGCGTCCGACGGGGTGACGCCCGCCAGCTCCGCACGGCTGCGGCTGCGGAACGGGCCGCCGCTCGCCGTCACCACCAGCTTGCGGACCTCGCCCCGGGTGCCGCCCGCCAGCGCCTGGAACAGCGCGGCGTGCTCGGAGTCCACCGGGACGATCTGGCCCGGCCGGGCCACCGCCTTCACCAGCGGACCGCCGACGATCAGCGACTCCTTGTTGGCCAGCACCAGCACCCGGCCCGCCCGCAGCGCCGCCAGCGTCGGCCGCAGACCGATCGAACCGGTGATCCCGTTCAGCACCGAGTGGCACTCCACCGCCGCCAGCTCGGTCGCCGCGTCCGGACCGGCCAGCACGGCCGGCAGCGACCGGCCCGCCGCCCTGCCCGCCAGCGCCTCGCGCAGCGCCGGCTCCGCCGCCGGGTCGGCCACCGCCACGGTGTGCACCCCCAGCTCCAGGGCCTGCTCGGCGAGCAGCTCCACCCGGCCGCCGGCCGCCGACAGGGCGACCACCCGGAACCGGTCCGGGTTGCGTCGCACCACGTCGATGGCCTGGGTGCCGATCGAACCGGTGGAGCCGAGGATCACCAGCTCCCGGGGGCCGGAGGGGTCGTTCACCTCGGGGGTGAACCGCAGCTGCGGGTGGGCGAGCGAAGTCATGGGCCCATTGTGTCCTGCCCGGCCGCCTCCCCGGGACGCCGGGCCGCCCCACTCCCGCGCCGACCACCTCCCGGGGACACCCGGGCACCCCTCCTCGACGCCGGCCCCCGGAAGCGGCCCGACCACGGCTCACCAGGACGCCGGAGCGGCCCCGGGCTACCGTCGGAACCATGCGAATCGTCATCGCCGGAGGACACGGACAGATCGCGCTCCGGCTGGAACGGCTGCTCGCC from Kitasatospora sp. NBC_00458 includes:
- the dxr gene encoding 1-deoxy-D-xylulose-5-phosphate reductoisomerase, giving the protein MTSLAHPQLRFTPEVNDPSGPRELVILGSTGSIGTQAIDVVRRNPDRFRVVALSAAGGRVELLAEQALELGVHTVAVADPAAEPALREALAGRAAGRSLPAVLAGPDAATELAAVECHSVLNGITGSIGLRPTLAALRAGRVLVLANKESLIVGGPLVKAVARPGQIVPVDSEHAALFQALAGGTRGEVRKLVVTASGGPFRSRSRAELAGVTPSDALAHPTWAMGPVVTINSATLVNKGLEVIEAHLLYDVPFDRIEVVVHPQSVVHSMVEFTDGSTLAQASPPDMRMPIALGLGWPDRVPDASPACDWTKAATWEFFPLDDEAFPAVELAREVGTLGGTAPAVFNAANEECVEAFLNGRLAFTGIVDTVAKVVAEHGQYDGGRGGGPAAGTSLTVEDVLHAEDWARARARELAAG
- the rimP gene encoding ribosome maturation factor RimP: MSTTHTDRLRALLEPLAAQAGLDLEDVKVTQAGSRRQVQIDVDADGGVDLDAIAEFSRVVGEALDESDVMGSGAYVLEVGSPGAERPLVAPRHWIRAEGRLAKVHLVDGGEIVARVLSADEDGALVEVQPVKGRGRPKERRLEYTEVDRARVQVEFNRKDEQLLDEAPDFADDSEDADDVLADDASEEGDDGAE
- the nusA gene encoding transcription termination factor NusA; its protein translation is MDIDMSALRTLVSEKNIPFDLVVESIESALLTAYHRTEGSRRRARAELDRKTGHVTVWATEDPAELDEGVEPKEFDDTPSGFGRIASSIGMQVMMQRLRDAADDQTFGEYAGKEGDIVTGVVQQGNDPKNVLVDIGKLEAILPPQEQVPGEDYRHGTRLKCYVVAVRRGVRGASVTLSRTHPSLVKKLFALEVPEIADGSVEIAAIAREAGHRTKIAVWSRRQGLNAKGACIGPMGSRVRAVMGELHGEKIDIVDWSEDPREMVAAALSPARVTSVEIVDLQQRSARVIVPDYQLSLAIGKEGQNARLAARLTGWRIDIRPDTEGQSEDRPEAGGRESSAE
- the ispG gene encoding flavodoxin-dependent (E)-4-hydroxy-3-methylbut-2-enyl-diphosphate synthase — protein: MTAISLGIPSLPLKPLAKRRVSRQIMVGNVPVGGDAPVSVQSMTTTVTSDINATLQQIAELTASGCQIVRVAVPSQDDADALPIIARKSQIPVIADIHFQPKYVFAAIDAGCAAVRVNPGNIKAFDDKVGEIAKAAKSAGVPIRIGVNAGSLDKRLLEKYGRATPEALVESALWECSLFEEHDFRDIKISVKHNDPVVMINAYRQLAAACDYPLHLGVTEAGPAFQGTIKSAVAFGALLAEGIGDTIRVSLSAPPAEEIKVGNQILESLGLRERGLEIVSCPSCGRAQVDVYKLAEEVTAGLEGMEVPLRVAVMGCVVNGPGEAREADLGVASGNGKGQIFVKGEVIKTVPESKIVETLIEEALKLAEQMQAEGVESGAPTVTAGE
- a CDS encoding GNAT family N-acetyltransferase, giving the protein MDQLTGVTIEAIDLAAWAPQALDVQAVAFGLTPEEVMVRLHIVGRHAQQPGVVALGALVGGRLVGFGYGMPNRREHWWSSVIEPYLVARGHGDWLDGVFAVTELHVLPEFQGRGVGSALIRTLCERSGLGRSILSAIDAETPARRLYRALGYQDLARAVHFPNTDRLYAVMGAHLPLQAPPGRAQSAPANSR
- a CDS encoding M50 family metallopeptidase — protein: MATVMTVVGILVFVLGLLFSIAWHELGHLSTAKLFGIRVPQYMVGFGPTVWSRRRGETEYGLKAIPLGGYIRMIGMFPPGADGRITQRSTSPWRTMIEDAREASYEEVKEGDESRLFYTRRPWKRVIVMFAGPFMNLILSFGLFLTVMMGFGVSMAVPTIGTVSECVVKAGQPTDTCPAGAQPAPAFQAGLKPGDKVVSFDGDRIGDYEQLQADIRKSAGKEVVLVVERDGRQVTLRPTIAVNDVQKYDADGLPVKGETVRAGFLGFTPSSGVVQLGFGQSLDRMYDMAENGVESLAALPGKIPGLWHSVVDGTPREADSPIGMVGAARVSGEVFALDIPGTQRVAYFVNLLAGINLSLFLFNMLPLLPLDGGHIAGAVWESVRRRFAQLFRRPDPGPFDVARLMPLAYVVASVFIGFTLLVLAADLVNPVKIS
- a CDS encoding GNAT family N-acetyltransferase; this encodes MLPSSFQAARALATTRVLEPSDLADALAVLHRDPVANAFVATRVEAVGLDPWRLGGEMWGWYDERGELDALCYAGANLVLVDAGPQAVQAFAERARRQGRRCSSIVGPAGATAALWALLERSWGPAREVRAHQPLLATSVPSAEVAPDPLVRRVQRNEVETLMPACVAMFTEEVGVSPLAGDGGLLYQARVAELVASGRSFARFGEDGEVVFKAEIGAVTEGACQVQGVWVAPGHRGRGLSETGMAAVLDIALREVAPVVSLYVNDYNLRARAAYRRVGFREVGAFMSVLF
- a CDS encoding ferritin-like domain-containing protein — protein: MQPPSRRTFLALGLLLTAGGALTACTDEPGTGTGGTGGERRRPDPDEPVRLRAVAATDTLLAGYDALLAGPGAGQAAQLQPLRAEVVQHRAALATGLPEASAAPSGSAAAPAAGTASTTPGTGTDSATSPAAGSGSAVTSAATLASLERQTAQGRLADLGAASPQLARLLASVSTAGVLHAVALGDAPPPTVPAPGPTDPPTGPAATGSGSAAPSAPAPSASGPSASGPSASGGPASGAPAGTETVAAFQTALGAEHAAVYGYGVVGARLPEDQQRTDARTALAAHQNRRDAWQRLLGAAGATPSAAAAGYQLPFAVADAAGAARLAAHIETRLTTVYADLVAAVPAAQRTTATDALRECALRARRWGAAPTAFPGLPDTAPTASPTASPTAAGSTSPTQAATPAG
- a CDS encoding aminoglycoside phosphotransferase family protein, whose product is MSAAPGKITVPEWLAHGAAGRGEEGRRWLAELPDRVAAQLALRDLTLERVLDPGGSLSLVAYVHRDDLSPAVLKVGLRTPETAREPDALAVWAGRGAVLLLESDPAEGVLLLERLHGGIPLRSLAEPKAMLEATSLLHRLWVPLPADHPFPALADRTAGTAEALRRHRGLPGAAEADALVAEALETADGLTASAAEEFLLHGDFHHGNVLAADRAPWLAIDPRPLVGERAYDLARLTLDRADTLIGSPGVPAAVRRRLHQLADALEVDRERLRGWTLVRAVELGLDALAAGRGPDAELYLEFAGAL